One Mya arenaria isolate MELC-2E11 chromosome 5, ASM2691426v1 genomic window carries:
- the LOC128235032 gene encoding calmodulin-A-like isoform X1: MSEDEYIFNFKDSDILTRYSPGQIRELREAFKLFDKDGDGSITAEELGTVMRNLGQFPSSDELNMMLKEIDIDGDGTFSFEEFVQVMANMGGLSEQSEEDEEKELKQAFTVFDKSGCGYICASDIRAILQCLGEDLTEEEIDEMIAEVDIDGDGRIDYDEFIACVCSENNEKEDDKPETPRAETKAKPAELGGASVGDRKEGVARNADPSKSKAQDGPE, from the exons ATGAGTGAGgatgaatatattttcaacttt AAAGATTCTGACATCTTGACCAGGTATTCACCCGGGCAGATTCGAG AACTGCGAGAGGCGTTCAAACTGTTCGACAAAGATGGGGACGGGTCCATCACCGCTGAAGAGTTAGGTACGGTGATGAGGAACCTGGGCCAATTTCCCTCCTCGGACGAGCTCAATATGATGCTGAAGGAGATTGACATTGACG GTGATGGCACGTTTAGCTTTGAAGAGTTTGTTCAAGTGATGGCTAACATGGGTGGGCTCAGTGAACAGTCGGAGGAGGATGAAGAAAAGGAGCTCAAACAAGCGTTCACC GTGTTCGACAAGAGTGGGTGCGGCTACATCTGCGCCTCCGACATTCGGGCAATCCTGCAGTGTCTGGGGGAGGATTTGACCGAGGAGGAAA TTGACGAGATGATAGCGGAGGTGGACATAGATGGTGACGGTCGGATTGACTATGACG AGTTTATCGCGTGCGTGTGCTCGGAAAACAATGAGAAGGAAGACGACAAACCGGAAACGCCCCGTGCAGAGACGAAAGCCAAACCCGCAGAATTGGGCGGTGCCTCCGTTGGAGACCGGAAAGAAGGCGTCGCAAGAAACGCTGATCCCAGCAAGTCGAAGGCACAAGATGGACCAGAGTAG
- the LOC128235032 gene encoding calmodulin-A-like isoform X2, whose translation MSKKKDSDILTRYSPGQIRELREAFKLFDKDGDGSITAEELGTVMRNLGQFPSSDELNMMLKEIDIDGDGTFSFEEFVQVMANMGGLSEQSEEDEEKELKQAFTVFDKSGCGYICASDIRAILQCLGEDLTEEEIDEMIAEVDIDGDGRIDYDEFIACVCSENNEKEDDKPETPRAETKAKPAELGGASVGDRKEGVARNADPSKSKAQDGPE comes from the exons ATGTCGAAAAAG AAAGATTCTGACATCTTGACCAGGTATTCACCCGGGCAGATTCGAG AACTGCGAGAGGCGTTCAAACTGTTCGACAAAGATGGGGACGGGTCCATCACCGCTGAAGAGTTAGGTACGGTGATGAGGAACCTGGGCCAATTTCCCTCCTCGGACGAGCTCAATATGATGCTGAAGGAGATTGACATTGACG GTGATGGCACGTTTAGCTTTGAAGAGTTTGTTCAAGTGATGGCTAACATGGGTGGGCTCAGTGAACAGTCGGAGGAGGATGAAGAAAAGGAGCTCAAACAAGCGTTCACC GTGTTCGACAAGAGTGGGTGCGGCTACATCTGCGCCTCCGACATTCGGGCAATCCTGCAGTGTCTGGGGGAGGATTTGACCGAGGAGGAAA TTGACGAGATGATAGCGGAGGTGGACATAGATGGTGACGGTCGGATTGACTATGACG AGTTTATCGCGTGCGTGTGCTCGGAAAACAATGAGAAGGAAGACGACAAACCGGAAACGCCCCGTGCAGAGACGAAAGCCAAACCCGCAGAATTGGGCGGTGCCTCCGTTGGAGACCGGAAAGAAGGCGTCGCAAGAAACGCTGATCCCAGCAAGTCGAAGGCACAAGATGGACCAGAGTAG